The DNA sequence tccggaaaatatctccagaaaaatccaaaattaatagctatcgacatatacacgctgagatgccatgtggagtaatcaccgcctccaaactctttttctacgccccgaaaataaattaaaatggaaaatatgctccgcaaattttcttctcaaaaccttgcaatatatatatctttgtgtaggtatcgaagcgttgatcatttatatatataataattgataTTTGGACAAACGGTTTGGGAgatataaatttttgaaaattaaaaataataaatatatacgACACAGACAGAGAAGAGATATATAATTAAGTAAAGGAAAAGGAATAGCAGGGAATTGTGGAAAAAGAAAAGGACAAAGGGAGTGGTTGTAGGCGCCAGGGTGAGGGGTGCCTGAAGTGAGGgaacactacaccatatatgggcTATTGCAACCCCATAAAAATGTAGTAAAAGATACTGAATATGTTACAATAGAGGTTTTTGCAACATTTTTACTAAAATTCGGCATTGCATTTACTGCCGTTGCAATAGAAACCTATAGCAACATTTTTTGGACTTATTGCAACATTTAAATGTGTCACAATAACTCGCTTTATTGCAACATTTTTGCCAGTTTTAGCAACATATTGATGGTGTTGCAATAAAATACTGCAACACTTTCCTGTAACATTTTGGAGTCTAATGTGTTACAAAAGTCAATGTATTGCAACATTTTTATGTAACACTTTTTCCCTATTGgcataatttatcatttttagcAACATTTTACTGCAACACTTGTGTTCCTATTATAATGCTTTTAATAGTTTTAGCAACATTGTAGTGCAACACTTGTGTTCATATTGTAATGCTTTTTAATAGTTTTAGCAACATTAATTTGCAACACTTTTTATTACTCTAAGTTGCAATATCCTGTTTGAAATGTCAAAAATCATCCCAAAATCACAAGTTGTCAATAAATCTGGATTTCACATTTCCAATTCCGGCCAGATGGCAAATCCAACAAAATACAAGTCAATAAGGCCCAAGAAATGGCTTATACCAGAAGATCATCTTGCAGCTACGTCTAGTACTAAATCCAAAGTCAAAACACATAGTCGACCTACATCGTTACACCATAAATCTAGACAAAACATAGTCTATTTTCATGTCTAAGTAGCAACATACCAAAAGCACacatttataaaataaaagtacTAACAACATTAAGCATCATGAATTTCATTAAGATCGTCCTCGTTACTTTCAGGCTCACGATCACCatcctcttcttcattgttgtCCTCACTTTCATTAAGATTTAAAGAATTAAATTTTCAGGTTTCATGATTAACCAAGGGGGAAGGTTGTAATTCACTAGCACAACTGGCCAGGTGCTATGAGAAATATTCATTGACCGATATGGATTAAATCCGTCGGCAGCTAATCCTAACCTAACATTTCGCATTTCTGCCCCGAATTCTGGATATTTGGTACCTAGCGACTTCCAGCCCTTGCCGTCAGCCGGATGCCTCAACTTGCCATCCTTTTTTCGTGCTAACGCATGCCATGTCATTGAGTTAGAATAATCAGAGCTCAGGACCATTCTTTGCAGCCTTGGCTTCAAAGGAAAATACCTCAACACTTTTGCTGGGACTTTATGTCCCTTCGACTTAGATATATCCATATTAGGCCCATTTTTATCTTCAACTACTTTCCACCTAGATGTTTTACACTTTTTGCAAATATCCAGCCCCTCATTTTCAGCCCAAAATAGCATGCAGTCATTTGGACATGCATGTATTTTTTGGTAATCAAGACCCAAGTCTTTAATCATAACCTTGGTTGAATTGAAAGATGACGGCACGTTAATGTTGGGAAAAGCCTCCTTTATTAAGTCAAGCAAATCGCTAAATGCCGCCTCGCTAAATCCATGAATGCACTTTAGTTGGTAAAGCCTAACTATGAAACTTAAACGAGTAAAATTTTTAGACTCGGGATATAAAGGCTGCCTACCCTCGTTAACAAGCCTATAAAATTTCCTCGCATCAGCATTCATTCCCTTTCTAACTCCGTGTTCACCAGTATCATTACCAGTTCCATATACATTTTCCATCATTGCCTCGAACTCATCACCTAAACCCATACCTCTATCAGTATCCATCTCATCCATATCGCCGATCATATTTTCTAACCTAAGGGTTGAGACCTCATAAATCCATTCAAGATAATGGGGACAAGGACTATTACATACGAGATGCTCACGTATACCCTTGGCATCACTCCAGAAATGATTACTACAGGTTTTACAAGGACACGTTAACTCCTTTCCTACAGCATATTTAGAAAATGCTATCGTAACAAAATCTTCCACCCCCTTCCTATATTTATCACTGTACTTAGGAAGAAATATCCATTTCTCTACTTCAACATCCATTTTCTACATAAATAAACTGGACAAAAAAACAAAGTATATCAAATACTAACAATGACAGAGAGACAGTAGAGATATAGCACATATATTACAACATTAACATGCTCTTATCGTACTTAAAATTAAAACTTTAAACCTTAATTAACAGCCTCAAGTTTTAAACCTTAATTAATGACAACATTACAACATCAAgctcaatagagattaacacaaaCAAATCCATTTAAAACAACAAACAAATTATACCACAAATAGTCCAACAAAATCATAAATTACCATATATCTACTAAATTACAAGAATAAATCACAAATATAAGAACAATTTAACAAGAGGGTTATATATCACAACAAAATTAACACATATATTCAACTAATTAATACAAAAATCCAACAAATTTCACATACACTGTCTTTCAGGTAAAGTTGTTCAcatgcatacatatatataaaagTATAAGCATAAAAAGATGAGTAATACCTCTAATTGAATCTTTACTTCGATTTTTGCACAAATCTTGCTCAATTAGGTTTGGGGTTTTGGGCTTCGGCTTGATTGGAGATCAGAGAGTAGGGGgcagagagaaagagagaggaAAGGAGAGTCGTGAGGGGGGAGAGAGGAGCTTCGGGAGAGAGTGGTCgggagagagatgagagagagtgagagagatgagagagagaggaGCTTAGGTGTTAGAAATATTTTATCTGAAAATTTTTGGCGTATAAGCATCCCGCCCAATGAAAAAAAATGTTCCCGCCTATAATTTTAGTGAAAAAGAATAAAAAGTGTTTCGTTTATTGTAACACTTTGTAATAGTATTGCAATTGTATTGAAAATTTCAAAACTCTCATTTTACTTGcaacatttttatattttatgtaaCGGTTTTAAAAGTATTGCAATAGATTACCAAGTTTTATGTTTTTAGCAACACTTCATGCAACACTAATACATATTGGGCTTGCAATAgcccatatatggtgtagtggaAGAGAGAGGACTGCAGTGCAGAGAGAGACGAGAGAGTAGAGACTCCAGGAATGAGGCGGCTGCGCttcgtttttattattatttttttataagaAACACGTAGCAACTGGAAGAAATAAGCAGGTGCCACGTTTCTGTTTATTCAGGGGAATTGGACACGTATAATTCCTCTCCTGGCAGCCTGGTTTGTTCCGTGTTTTGTATTTTAACGAACCAAAGTGCGGGTGAAAAATATCccaaaaaattaccaaaataattttaaaattctcgtaataattaaaagtaataaaaataaaattttcatcatttttaaaatatttttaactcacgcgctatacccgcattttacaattaacgaaccgagctgcacttgaaacaaattcagaaaatcacgaaaatagtcttaaaatgttacaaatatcccgaagtttataaaaatataaatttcgtaattttaaaataatttttgaaatacaatttatacccgcttttaacaattaactcccaaaaattcccaaaataattttaaaattctcagaatattccaaacttaaataagtatgagtttcgtaatttctgaaaaattttggaattaaatactggttttacaaataaatgaaatcagaa is a window from the Apium graveolens cultivar Ventura chromosome 1, ASM990537v1, whole genome shotgun sequence genome containing:
- the LOC141677289 gene encoding uncharacterized protein LOC141677289, with the translated sequence MDVEVEKWIFLPKYSDKYRKGVEDFVTIAFSKYAVGKELTCPCKTCSNHFWSDAKGIREHLVCNSPCPHYLEWIYEVSTLRLENMIGDMDEMDTDRGMGLGDEFEAMMENVYGTGNDTGEHGVRKGMNADARKFYRLVNEGRQPLYPESKNFTRLSFIVRLYQLKCIHGFSEAAFSDLLDLIKEAFPNINVPSSFNSTKVMIKDLGLDYQKIHACPNDCMLFWAENEGLDICKKCKTSRWKVVEDKNGPNMDISKSKGHKVPAKVLRYFPLKPRLQRMVLSSDYSNSMTWHALARKKDGKLRHPADGKGWKSLGTKYPEFGAEMRNVRLGLAADGFNPYREDNNEEEDGDREPESNEDDLNEIHDA